A genomic region of Halomonas aestuarii contains the following coding sequences:
- a CDS encoding DUF4242 domain-containing protein — protein MIDLFLERRFTTPLGAERLRTLSGAATGCFALHRVDWAGSLLARDGRRMVCHFHAPDAEAARLALRQAGIEVTTLWPGTLHDAPGLDAEALAAASVLVERTFPSPVSLAAIQAREDAGAACLKHHRVRFVRTFLSRDARRMLCLYQAPDAESVRIAQHQAGMPLERVWAFRTILPSLPVDSTHAG, from the coding sequence ATGATCGACCTCTTCCTGGAGCGCCGTTTCACGACCCCACTCGGCGCCGAACGCCTCAGGACGCTCTCGGGGGCGGCAACGGGCTGCTTCGCCCTGCATCGGGTCGACTGGGCAGGCAGCCTGCTGGCGAGGGACGGCCGACGGATGGTCTGCCACTTCCACGCCCCGGATGCCGAAGCCGCACGTCTCGCCCTGCGCCAGGCAGGCATCGAGGTCACCACCCTCTGGCCCGGCACGCTCCACGATGCCCCGGGACTCGATGCCGAGGCGCTCGCCGCGGCCAGCGTGCTGGTCGAGCGCACCTTTCCCTCGCCAGTCAGCCTCGCGGCGATCCAGGCCCGCGAGGATGCCGGGGCGGCCTGCCTGAAACACCACCGGGTGCGCTTCGTCCGCACATTCCTCTCGCGGGACGCCCGGCGCATGCTCTGCCTCTACCAGGCCCCCGATGCCGAGTCGGTGCGCATCGCCCAGCACCAGGCCGGCATGCCGCTGGAGCGTGTCTGGGCCTTCCGCACCATCCTTCCCTCCCTCCCGGTCGATTCCACGCACGCCGGCTGA
- a CDS encoding OsmC family protein, whose amino-acid sequence MQTAIRKTDNGVNVSALLGAREALSQAPEAARFTWRASCDWARGTHSRATVDGFHGLGEEQHHRTRFTFDTDHPEVFASEDHGPTPVEYVLVGLAGCLTAGIAAIAQHRGIQLHSIRARLEGEMDIQGILGMDRDVRNGFDEVRVIFEVDADATREEIEALVAQSQKRSAVFDILTNPTHVSVQVK is encoded by the coding sequence ATGCAGACCGCCATCCGCAAGACTGACAACGGCGTCAACGTCAGCGCCCTGCTGGGTGCCCGCGAGGCCCTGTCCCAGGCCCCCGAAGCCGCCCGCTTCACCTGGCGCGCCAGCTGCGACTGGGCGAGGGGCACCCACAGCCGCGCCACCGTCGACGGCTTCCATGGGCTCGGCGAGGAGCAACACCACAGGACCCGCTTCACCTTCGATACCGACCATCCCGAGGTCTTCGCCTCCGAGGACCATGGCCCCACGCCGGTGGAGTACGTGCTCGTCGGCCTCGCCGGCTGTCTGACCGCCGGCATCGCCGCCATTGCCCAGCACCGCGGGATCCAGCTCCATTCGATCCGGGCCCGCCTGGAGGGCGAGATGGATATCCAGGGCATCCTGGGCATGGACCGCGACGTGCGTAACGGCTTCGACGAGGTCCGGGTCATCTTCGAGGTCGATGCCGACGCCACCCGCGAGGAGATCGAGGCCCTGGTCGCCCAGTCGCAGAAGCGCTCGGCGGTCTTCGACATCCTCACCAACCCCACCCACGTCTCGGTGCAAGTGAAATGA
- a CDS encoding NAD(P)-binding domain-containing protein: protein MNESRADRQHRPARAVTVVVIGAGQSGLAMSHYLGRAGIDHVLLERGEVGNAWRHERWDSLRLLTPNWQCRLPGLRYAGPDPDGFMSMPQVADFLRDHARRYSAPVQANTRVLSVRPAAEGYRVITDQGEWRCRAAVIASGAFNLPRVPPLDRALPMYVDRLTAREYRHPGQLAPGGVLVVGASATGLQLADELQRAGHAVTLSVGEHVRLPRRYRGKDIQWWLHAAGILDQRFDEVDDIVRARRLPSPQLAGGDAPATLDLNALSARGVRLVGRLVGLQDTRLQFSGSLSVHCAAADLKLGRLLDTLDAWSGARGLDACLEAPRRFPPTRLPKPPCLGLDLARGEIRTVLWATGYRPDYRWLQVPVLDRKGELRHHGGVVDAPGLYVLGLPFLRRRKSSFIHGADDDARELCDHLVAWLARRPRQGAAIRALPTAIVT from the coding sequence ATGAACGAGAGTCGTGCTGACCGGCAGCACCGCCCGGCCCGCGCCGTGACCGTGGTGGTCATCGGCGCGGGCCAGTCGGGGCTCGCCATGAGCCACTACCTCGGCCGGGCCGGCATCGATCATGTGCTGCTGGAGCGGGGAGAGGTGGGCAACGCATGGCGTCACGAGCGGTGGGACTCGCTCAGGCTGCTGACACCCAACTGGCAATGCCGGCTGCCCGGGCTCCGCTATGCGGGGCCCGACCCGGATGGCTTCATGTCCATGCCGCAGGTGGCCGACTTCCTTCGCGACCATGCGCGGCGATACTCGGCCCCGGTGCAGGCCAACACCCGAGTGCTGTCGGTCCGGCCAGCGGCGGAGGGCTATCGCGTCATCACCGACCAGGGCGAGTGGCGCTGCCGGGCAGCGGTAATCGCCAGCGGTGCCTTCAACCTGCCCCGGGTGCCGCCCCTGGACCGAGCCCTGCCGATGTACGTCGACCGCCTGACGGCCCGGGAGTATCGCCACCCGGGCCAGCTGGCGCCGGGTGGCGTGCTGGTGGTGGGGGCCTCGGCCACCGGACTGCAGCTGGCCGACGAGCTCCAGCGCGCTGGCCACGCGGTGACCCTGTCGGTGGGCGAGCACGTCCGACTGCCGCGCCGCTACCGGGGGAAGGACATCCAGTGGTGGCTGCACGCGGCCGGCATCCTCGACCAGCGCTTCGACGAGGTAGACGACATCGTGCGGGCCCGTCGCCTGCCCTCCCCCCAGCTGGCGGGCGGCGATGCCCCCGCCACTCTGGACCTGAATGCCCTGAGTGCCCGGGGCGTCAGGCTGGTCGGACGGCTGGTGGGCCTTCAGGATACCCGGCTGCAGTTCTCCGGCTCGCTGTCGGTCCACTGCGCCGCGGCGGACCTCAAGCTGGGACGGTTGCTCGACACGCTCGATGCCTGGTCAGGGGCCCGGGGACTGGACGCCTGCCTGGAGGCGCCGCGGCGGTTCCCGCCGACCCGCCTGCCGAAGCCTCCCTGCCTGGGACTGGACCTCGCCCGGGGCGAGATCCGCACCGTGCTCTGGGCCACCGGCTATCGCCCCGACTACCGCTGGCTGCAGGTGCCGGTGCTCGACCGCAAGGGCGAGCTGCGTCATCACGGCGGCGTGGTCGACGCCCCGGGGCTCTACGTCCTGGGCCTGCCGTTCCTGCGGCGTCGCAAGTCGAGCTTCATCCACGGGGCCGATGACGACGCCCGGGAGCTCTGCGACCACCTGGTCGCCTGGCTGGCCCGGAGGCCCCGCCAGGGCGCCGCGATAAGGGCCCTGCCCACCGCGATCGTTACCTGA
- a CDS encoding helix-turn-helix transcriptional regulator: MERGPEHAYLTTAEVADYLRLKERKVYDLVRQGGIPCVRVTGKLLFPRQGIDLWLMSHLEGDQASSRPVPLVLAGSQDPLLEWAVRESAAGLALLCHGSGDGVRRLLSGEAMVAGLHLLDERQGDYNRPEALGLAGMRDLVMVRWARRRQGLLLAPDNPLGITSLEDLAGGRVRVAHRQPDAGAHRLLTWLLARAGVDPDGLRFAAHPSLSEDDLALAIRQGEADAGLGVEAAARRQGLAFVPLHQETFDLAMRRRSYFEPPVQRLLAFAREPRFAERAEALGGYDIGESGAVMYNA; this comes from the coding sequence ATGGAGCGCGGCCCGGAACATGCCTATCTGACCACCGCCGAGGTGGCCGACTATCTGCGACTCAAGGAGCGCAAGGTCTATGACCTGGTGCGCCAGGGCGGCATCCCCTGCGTGCGGGTGACCGGCAAGCTGCTGTTTCCCCGCCAGGGCATCGACCTGTGGCTGATGAGCCACCTGGAGGGCGACCAGGCGAGCAGCCGCCCCGTGCCGCTGGTGCTCGCCGGCAGCCAGGACCCCCTGCTGGAGTGGGCGGTCCGCGAGAGCGCCGCGGGGCTGGCGCTGCTCTGTCACGGCAGCGGCGACGGGGTGCGGCGACTGCTCTCGGGCGAGGCGATGGTGGCGGGGCTTCACCTGCTGGACGAGCGCCAGGGCGACTACAACCGGCCCGAGGCCCTGGGGCTTGCCGGCATGCGCGACCTGGTGATGGTGCGCTGGGCCCGCCGTCGCCAGGGTCTGCTGCTGGCGCCGGACAACCCCCTCGGCATCACCTCCCTCGAGGACCTGGCCGGCGGCAGGGTGCGTGTGGCCCATCGACAGCCGGATGCCGGGGCCCACCGACTGCTGACCTGGCTGCTGGCCCGCGCCGGGGTCGACCCCGACGGGCTGCGCTTCGCCGCGCACCCTTCGCTTTCCGAGGACGACCTGGCGCTGGCGATCCGCCAGGGTGAGGCGGACGCGGGGCTCGGCGTGGAGGCCGCGGCCCGCCGGCAGGGGCTCGCCTTCGTGCCGCTCCACCAGGAGACCTTCGACCTGGCCATGCGGCGGCGCAGCTACTTCGAGCCGCCCGTGCAGCGGCTGCTGGCCTTCGCCCGGGAGCCGCGCTTCGCCGAGCGCGCCGAGGCCCTGGGCGGCTATGACATCGGCGAGTCGGGTGCCGTGATGTACAACGCCTGA
- a CDS encoding ABC transporter permease, whose translation MPDDANAFQTALALILGLDPDLFGIVVLSLKVSLSAVLIAALLALPLGAAIALWRFPGRGVLIVALNALMGLPPVVAGLAVYLLLSRAGPLGELGLLFTPGAMVIAQVILVLPIIAALTRQQVEELHGDYREQLTSMGVSRARRIPTLLWDARFGLATVMLAGFGRASAEVGAVMIVGGNIDGVTRVMTTAIVLETSKGNLPLALGLGIVLLALVALVNAAAHLVSESARRRLG comes from the coding sequence ATGCCCGACGACGCCAACGCCTTCCAGACTGCCCTCGCCCTGATCCTCGGGCTGGACCCCGACCTGTTCGGGATCGTGGTGCTGTCGCTGAAGGTCTCGCTCTCCGCCGTGCTCATCGCCGCGCTGCTCGCCCTGCCACTGGGCGCAGCCATCGCGCTGTGGCGTTTCCCCGGCCGCGGGGTGCTGATCGTGGCGCTCAATGCGCTGATGGGGCTGCCGCCGGTGGTCGCAGGGCTCGCGGTCTACCTGCTGCTCTCCCGGGCGGGCCCGCTGGGCGAGCTGGGCCTGCTGTTCACCCCGGGGGCCATGGTGATCGCCCAGGTGATCCTGGTGCTGCCGATCATCGCCGCCCTGACCCGCCAGCAGGTCGAGGAGCTCCACGGCGACTATCGCGAACAGCTCACCTCGATGGGCGTCTCGCGGGCGCGCCGGATCCCCACCCTGCTGTGGGACGCCCGCTTCGGGCTGGCCACCGTGATGCTGGCCGGCTTCGGCCGAGCCAGCGCCGAGGTCGGGGCGGTGATGATCGTCGGCGGCAACATCGACGGCGTCACCCGGGTGATGACCACCGCCATCGTGCTGGAGACCAGCAAGGGCAACCTGCCCCTGGCCCTGGGGCTCGGCATCGTGCTGCTCGCCCTGGTAGCCCTGGTCAACGCCGCCGCGCACCTCGTCAGCGAGTCGGCGCGGAGGCGGCTGGGATGA
- a CDS encoding ATP-binding cassette domain-containing protein: MNEMTRLDVTAIPPLALEGVGFAHRGQPLLHPTDLRLEGYRRTLVMGPNGAGKSLLMRLAHGLLVPTVGRVRWEGHLPRQSMVFQRPVLLRRSALANLTYVLAIHGIPRRRRKPLAREALERFGLAALEARPARVLSGGEQQRLALARAWLVEPEVLFLDEPTSALDPAAIKAVEDAVNDFHRRGTRIVMTSHDLHQARRLADDIVLLFDGRLIEHCPAETFFTAPASAEARAFIRGELVW, from the coding sequence ATGAACGAGATGACCCGCCTGGACGTCACGGCCATTCCCCCGCTCGCCCTGGAGGGCGTCGGGTTTGCCCACCGCGGCCAGCCCCTGCTGCACCCCACCGACCTGCGCCTGGAGGGGTACCGGCGCACCCTGGTGATGGGGCCCAACGGCGCGGGCAAGAGCCTGCTGATGCGCCTGGCCCACGGCCTGCTGGTGCCCACCGTCGGCCGGGTGCGCTGGGAGGGCCACCTGCCGCGCCAGTCCATGGTCTTCCAGCGGCCAGTGCTGCTGCGCCGCTCGGCCCTGGCCAACCTGACCTATGTCCTGGCGATCCACGGCATCCCCCGCCGCCGCCGCAAGCCGCTGGCCCGCGAGGCCCTGGAGCGCTTCGGCCTGGCCGCCCTGGAGGCGCGGCCGGCCCGGGTGCTCTCCGGCGGAGAACAGCAGCGGCTGGCGTTGGCCCGGGCCTGGCTGGTGGAGCCCGAAGTGCTCTTCCTCGACGAGCCAACCTCGGCGCTCGACCCCGCCGCCATCAAGGCGGTGGAGGACGCGGTCAACGACTTCCACCGCCGCGGCACCCGCATCGTGATGACCAGCCATGACCTCCACCAGGCCCGCCGCCTGGCCGACGACATCGTGCTGCTCTTCGACGGCCGGCTCATCGAGCACTGCCCGGCCGAGACCTTCTTCACGGCTCCCGCCTCCGCCGAGGCGCGGGCCTTCATCCGGGGCGAGCTGGTCTGGTAG
- a CDS encoding substrate-binding domain-containing protein: MGLSLGASAQDDDRYITLASTTSTQNSGLFDAILPQFTDTSGIEVRVVAVGTGQAFEIARRGDADSLLVHDTEGEERFIAEGYATERADVMYNDFVIIGPGDDPAGIGDADTVEQALSAIAEAEAPFASRGDDSGTNRAELRLWDAAGITPGGDWYRELGSGMGPTLNTAAGMDAYVMSDRATWVAFDNRQDLDLLFEGDEALFNQYGSILISKERHPHLKHDLAAQWHDWLLSEAGQAAIADFEVKGQQLFFPNAHAASDDE, encoded by the coding sequence ATGGGCCTCTCGCTCGGCGCCAGCGCCCAGGACGACGACCGCTACATCACCCTGGCCTCCACCACGTCCACCCAGAACTCGGGGCTCTTCGATGCCATCCTCCCCCAGTTCACCGACACCAGCGGGATCGAGGTGCGGGTAGTCGCCGTGGGCACGGGCCAGGCCTTCGAGATCGCCCGCCGGGGCGACGCCGACAGTCTGCTGGTGCACGACACCGAAGGCGAGGAACGCTTCATCGCCGAGGGCTACGCCACTGAGCGCGCCGACGTGATGTACAACGACTTCGTGATCATCGGTCCCGGCGACGATCCGGCCGGCATTGGCGACGCCGACACCGTCGAGCAGGCGCTTTCCGCCATCGCCGAGGCCGAGGCCCCCTTCGCCTCACGCGGTGACGACAGCGGCACGAACCGTGCCGAGCTGCGCCTGTGGGACGCCGCCGGCATCACACCCGGCGGCGACTGGTATCGCGAGCTCGGCAGCGGCATGGGCCCGACCCTGAACACCGCCGCCGGCATGGACGCCTACGTGATGAGTGACCGCGCCACCTGGGTCGCCTTCGACAACCGCCAGGACCTCGACCTGCTGTTCGAGGGCGACGAGGCGCTCTTCAACCAGTACGGCAGCATCCTGATCTCCAAGGAGCGCCACCCGCACCTCAAGCACGACCTGGCCGCCCAGTGGCACGACTGGCTGCTCTCCGAGGCGGGCCAGGCCGCCATCGCCGACTTCGAGGTCAAGGGCCAGCAGCTGTTCTTCCCCAACGCGCACGCCGCCTCCGACGACGAGTAG
- a CDS encoding serine hydrolase domain-containing protein, protein MPLWRRGVLVGLLLWLWAGMATGAVGGGQDLERQGLERQAIERQDLEAFVDGYVTARMEAEHVAGVTVSVVKDDELVMAKGYGFADLEAGRPVVAGRTLFRPGSISKLFTWTAVMQLVEQGRLDLDTDIREILTDLPLATRYPAPITLRQLMAHTPGFEDTAMGHLFEDDPDAVLSLRDYLRRHAPAQVRAPGTWPAYSNYGVALAGLVVAEVSGLSWEAYAERHLLGPLGMRDSTFREPWGPQREQAPMAPALRERVSEGYQWVGGALQPGGFTFVGGIGPAGSLSTTATDMARFMRAHLNEGRLGDVALLAPDTAREMQRTHYRVTPGQPGMAHGFVESEIAGYRAIGHGGGTVHFVSDLQLIPELELGVFISTNSNGGQALIRGFVEALVHRYFPTDPPVVAAAPDDPARYAGDYLSTRRPYTTVEALLNHDMASVHLDRDGELVLSRRGRQVRLVPAPGEGHFRQADSQESLRFLTDDDGAVTHLAVPEPVMVMERVGPLANPRWRLAFLGLAVAVFVGTLVVALFGWGRPAARRPAARWGGRLTVLAAGLWVVSMGLALAGILPITRDVGLVFFGFPPPPFVAAQVVAMLAGAVSLGALALLMPVLGEKGWSRGRRLRHAGVVVLLAVTLVTVWRFNGFVLMG, encoded by the coding sequence ATGCCCCTGTGGAGGCGAGGCGTTCTGGTCGGCCTGCTGCTCTGGCTGTGGGCGGGCATGGCCACGGGGGCCGTGGGCGGTGGCCAGGACCTCGAGCGACAGGGTCTCGAGCGACAGGCTATCGAACGACAGGATCTCGAGGCCTTCGTCGACGGCTATGTCACCGCCCGCATGGAGGCCGAGCATGTGGCCGGCGTCACGGTGTCGGTGGTCAAGGATGACGAACTGGTGATGGCCAAGGGGTATGGGTTCGCCGACCTCGAGGCCGGGCGCCCGGTGGTGGCCGGGCGGACCCTGTTCCGGCCGGGCTCGATCTCCAAGCTCTTCACCTGGACGGCGGTGATGCAGCTGGTGGAGCAGGGCCGGCTCGACCTGGACACCGACATCCGCGAAATCCTGACCGACCTGCCCCTGGCGACCCGCTATCCGGCGCCCATCACCCTGCGCCAGTTGATGGCGCACACGCCGGGCTTCGAGGACACGGCCATGGGCCATCTCTTCGAGGACGACCCCGACGCCGTGCTGTCGCTGCGCGACTACCTGCGCCGCCATGCCCCGGCCCAGGTGCGAGCGCCGGGCACCTGGCCGGCCTATTCCAACTACGGGGTGGCGCTGGCCGGGCTGGTGGTCGCCGAGGTCAGCGGCCTCTCCTGGGAGGCCTACGCCGAGCGTCACCTGCTCGGCCCCCTGGGCATGCGGGACAGCACCTTCCGCGAGCCCTGGGGGCCGCAGCGCGAGCAGGCCCCCATGGCCCCCGCCCTGCGCGAGCGGGTCAGCGAGGGCTATCAATGGGTCGGTGGCGCCCTCCAGCCGGGCGGTTTCACCTTCGTCGGCGGCATCGGTCCGGCGGGCAGCCTCTCCACCACGGCCACCGACATGGCGCGCTTCATGCGGGCCCACCTCAACGAGGGCCGACTCGGCGATGTGGCACTGCTCGCGCCGGACACGGCCCGTGAGATGCAGCGCACCCACTACCGGGTGACGCCGGGGCAACCCGGCATGGCCCACGGCTTCGTCGAGAGCGAGATCGCCGGCTACCGGGCCATCGGCCATGGCGGTGGCACCGTGCATTTCGTTTCCGACCTGCAGCTGATCCCCGAGCTGGAGCTGGGCGTGTTCATCTCCACCAACAGCAACGGCGGCCAGGCGCTGATCCGCGGCTTCGTCGAGGCGCTGGTGCACCGCTACTTCCCGACCGATCCCCCCGTCGTGGCCGCGGCGCCCGACGACCCCGCGCGCTATGCCGGGGACTATCTCTCCACGCGGCGTCCCTATACCACGGTCGAGGCGCTGCTGAATCACGACATGGCCAGCGTCCACCTTGACCGGGACGGAGAGCTGGTCCTGAGTCGGCGGGGGCGGCAGGTACGCCTCGTGCCGGCACCGGGCGAGGGGCACTTCCGCCAGGCCGACAGCCAGGAGTCGCTGCGATTCCTCACCGACGACGATGGCGCCGTCACGCACCTGGCGGTGCCGGAGCCGGTCATGGTGATGGAGCGGGTCGGGCCGCTGGCCAACCCGCGCTGGCGGCTGGCGTTCCTGGGCCTGGCCGTGGCGGTGTTCGTCGGCACCCTGGTGGTGGCGCTGTTCGGCTGGGGCCGGCCTGCCGCACGGCGGCCCGCGGCGCGCTGGGGAGGGCGGCTGACCGTGCTGGCCGCCGGGCTCTGGGTGGTGAGCATGGGGCTCGCGTTGGCCGGAATCCTGCCCATCACGCGGGACGTGGGGCTCGTCTTCTTCGGCTTCCCGCCGCCACCCTTCGTGGCCGCCCAGGTCGTCGCCATGCTGGCGGGCGCGGTCAGCCTGGGGGCTCTCGCCCTGCTGATGCCGGTGCTGGGCGAGAAGGGCTGGTCACGAGGGCGGCGCCTGCGCCATGCCGGGGTGGTCGTGCTGCTTGCAGTGACCCTGGTAACGGTCTGGCGGTTCAACGGCTTCGTGCTGATGGGCTGA
- a CDS encoding sodium-dependent bicarbonate transport family permease: MPDIVVMFFLLGVLAGVVKSDLTIPKAAYDTLSLLLMLTIGIKGGMALYGNLHWSLLPELGAVAALGALIPLALMPILRRLVRLSAADSASIAAHYGSVSAGTFAVALAFAEGRGLPTGAEVTLYLVMLELPAIMVSIALYRRYRGAQGGEAISGLWHETLTNRGVILLAGGVVIGALYGPQEGANVTDLLTGAFHAVLALFLLEMGLTAAETLRPLPWQHWRLLSFALVTPPLLALSGLLVGLALDLPQGSVLILTTLAASASYIAAPAAMRAAIPQANIGLAMLASLGLTFPLNVIFGIPLYHAVISAIVG; the protein is encoded by the coding sequence ATGCCCGATATCGTGGTGATGTTCTTCCTGCTCGGCGTGCTCGCCGGGGTGGTGAAGTCGGACCTGACCATCCCCAAGGCCGCCTACGACACCCTGAGCCTGCTGCTGATGCTGACCATCGGCATCAAGGGCGGGATGGCGCTCTACGGCAACCTGCACTGGTCGCTGCTGCCGGAACTGGGGGCCGTGGCCGCCCTCGGCGCGCTGATCCCCCTGGCCCTGATGCCAATACTGCGACGCCTGGTGCGGCTATCCGCGGCCGACAGTGCCAGCATCGCCGCCCACTACGGCTCGGTGAGCGCGGGCACCTTCGCCGTGGCGCTGGCCTTCGCCGAGGGGCGCGGCCTGCCCACCGGCGCCGAGGTGACACTCTACCTGGTGATGCTGGAGCTGCCCGCGATCATGGTCTCCATCGCCCTCTACCGCCGCTACCGCGGGGCCCAGGGCGGCGAGGCGATCAGTGGCCTGTGGCACGAGACCCTTACCAATCGCGGGGTGATCCTGCTGGCCGGCGGCGTGGTCATCGGCGCCCTCTACGGGCCCCAGGAGGGCGCCAACGTCACCGACCTGCTGACCGGGGCCTTCCACGCCGTGCTCGCCCTCTTCCTGCTGGAGATGGGCCTCACCGCCGCCGAGACCCTGCGCCCCCTGCCCTGGCAACACTGGCGCCTGCTCAGCTTCGCGCTGGTCACGCCGCCGCTGCTCGCCCTGTCCGGCCTGCTGGTCGGGCTGGCGCTGGACCTGCCCCAGGGCTCGGTGCTGATCCTGACCACACTGGCGGCCAGCGCCTCCTACATCGCCGCCCCGGCCGCCATGCGCGCCGCCATTCCCCAGGCCAACATCGGCCTGGCCATGCTCGCCTCGCTGGGGCTGACCTTCCCCCTCAACGTGATCTTCGGCATTCCGCTCTACCATGCGGTGATCTCCGCGATCGTCGGCTGA
- a CDS encoding isovaleryl-CoA dehydrogenase yields the protein MHTPYQPLDFGLDDELNMLRDHVNAFARDEIAPRAAEIDEKNEFPNDLWQKFGDMGLLGITVADEDGGSGMGYLAHCIAMEEISRASASVGLSYGAHSNLCVNQLKINASAEQKAKYLPKLISGEHVGALAMSEPGAGSDVVSMKLRARKEGDKYILNGNKMWITNGPDADVLVVYAKTDPEAGSKGITAFIIEKGMAGFSTAQKLDKLGMRGSNTCELVFEDCEVPEENVLGEVGRGVKVLMSGLDYERTVLAAGPIGIMQAAMDIVVPYVHERKQFNQSIGEFQLVQGKIADMYTTLNACRAYLYAVAAGCDRGRTSRKDAAGVILYCAEKATQVALDAIQLLGGNGYINEYPTGRLLRDAKLYEIGAGTSEIRRMLIGREIFNESK from the coding sequence ATGCACACGCCCTACCAACCCCTCGACTTCGGCCTCGACGACGAGCTGAACATGCTGCGCGACCATGTCAACGCCTTCGCCCGGGACGAGATCGCCCCGCGCGCGGCCGAGATCGACGAGAAGAACGAGTTCCCCAACGACCTCTGGCAGAAGTTCGGCGACATGGGCCTGCTCGGCATCACCGTGGCGGACGAGGACGGCGGCAGCGGCATGGGCTACCTGGCGCACTGCATCGCCATGGAGGAGATCTCCCGGGCCAGCGCCTCGGTGGGCCTCTCCTACGGCGCGCACTCCAACCTCTGCGTGAACCAGCTCAAGATCAATGCCAGCGCGGAACAGAAGGCCAAGTACCTGCCCAAGCTGATCAGCGGCGAGCACGTGGGGGCGCTGGCCATGTCCGAGCCGGGCGCCGGCTCCGACGTGGTCTCCATGAAGCTGCGCGCCCGCAAGGAGGGTGACAAGTACATCCTCAACGGCAACAAGATGTGGATCACCAACGGCCCCGACGCCGACGTGCTGGTGGTCTATGCCAAGACCGACCCGGAGGCCGGCTCCAAGGGGATCACCGCCTTCATCATCGAGAAGGGCATGGCCGGCTTCTCCACCGCCCAGAAGCTCGACAAGCTGGGCATGCGCGGCTCCAACACCTGCGAGCTGGTGTTCGAGGACTGCGAGGTGCCGGAGGAGAACGTGCTGGGCGAGGTCGGCCGCGGCGTGAAGGTGCTGATGAGCGGCCTGGACTACGAGCGCACCGTGCTCGCCGCCGGCCCCATCGGCATCATGCAGGCGGCCATGGACATCGTGGTCCCCTACGTTCACGAGCGTAAGCAGTTCAACCAGTCCATCGGCGAGTTCCAGCTGGTGCAGGGCAAGATCGCCGACATGTACACCACCCTGAACGCCTGCCGCGCCTACCTCTACGCCGTGGCGGCGGGCTGCGACCGTGGCCGGACCTCCCGCAAGGACGCCGCCGGCGTGATCCTCTACTGCGCCGAGAAGGCGACCCAGGTGGCGCTGGACGCCATCCAGCTGCTCGGCGGCAACGGCTACATCAACGAGTACCCGACCGGGCGTCTGCTGCGCGATGCCAAGCTCTACGAGATCGGCGCCGGCACCAGCGAGATCCGCCGGATGCTGATCGGCCGCGAGATCTTCAACGAATCCAAGTAA